In the Elioraea tepida genome, one interval contains:
- a CDS encoding EamA family transporter, protein MLALSLPKDGFSVTELARGIAEPAALCGLGAGAAFALSAVLFKVANVALAGDDPILRALATLVATNILQTLMLGPWLWRFDPAQFRLSFSAWRSAAWVGFLSAAGSSCWFSAFALAPVALVRALGQVEMVFTLAFSRLYLKEAVRRTDVLGLALVVAGVVLILAGR, encoded by the coding sequence GTGCTCGCCCTGTCGCTGCCGAAGGACGGCTTCTCGGTCACCGAGCTCGCGCGCGGCATCGCTGAGCCCGCGGCGTTGTGCGGCCTCGGCGCCGGCGCTGCCTTCGCCCTCTCCGCCGTGCTCTTCAAGGTCGCCAATGTCGCGCTCGCCGGCGACGACCCGATCCTCCGCGCGCTTGCGACCCTGGTCGCGACCAACATCCTGCAGACGCTGATGCTCGGCCCCTGGCTCTGGCGTTTTGACCCGGCCCAGTTCCGCCTCTCCTTCAGCGCGTGGCGAAGCGCCGCGTGGGTGGGGTTTCTTTCCGCCGCCGGATCGTCCTGTTGGTTCTCCGCCTTCGCGCTTGCGCCCGTGGCGCTCGTGCGGGCGCTCGGCCAGGTGGAGATGGTGTTCACGCTCGCCTTCTCGCGCCTTTACCTCAAGGAGGCGGTGCGGCGCACGGATGTCCTCGGTCTCGCGCTCGTCGTCGCCGGCGTGGTGCTGATCCTCGCCGGGCGGTAG
- a CDS encoding amidohydrolase family protein has protein sequence MTDILVRGGLLVTMDPARRVIEDGAVAIAGDRIVAVGPRAEVEAAHPRAATVIEAKGRAILPGLIDGHAHAGHGLVKTMGGGDSEAWSEACRIIYTTASPPSFWRAEARLAALERLRGGVTTGVSLLGGGDSIMRVDDPAHGEAHAAGVGEVGIRAIIAVGPTRPPHPRLYATWDGAKRIDHHVSFERQAEVVGTLIERLHGAQDGRLAIATLMPVYRETRHDPAEVALIERQGRIIRELGRKAGTLFHQDGHRNGSIAMAERLFGLNGPDAFYSHCTDLTEDDIESAARTGVSIVHNPTAIAQVRGHCPVPLLLQRGVTVMIGSDGTAPDRGTDMFRHMVMCARLHQRAARDERLMPPGKLLEMITIDAAKGLNMSASIGSLEPGKKADVITVDLSTPHAYPPNMPVHRLVFFAGAADVRDVIVDGRVLMRDRIVTTVDEAEVLAEAAAETEAMLDRSGLRRLIACDPGWGRVRL, from the coding sequence ATGACAGACATCCTGGTGCGCGGCGGCCTCCTCGTCACGATGGACCCCGCGCGGCGGGTGATCGAGGACGGAGCCGTCGCGATCGCCGGCGACCGGATCGTCGCCGTCGGGCCCCGCGCCGAGGTCGAGGCCGCCCACCCACGGGCGGCGACGGTGATCGAGGCGAAGGGCCGCGCCATCCTGCCCGGGCTGATCGACGGCCACGCCCATGCCGGGCACGGCCTCGTCAAGACCATGGGCGGCGGCGACAGCGAGGCGTGGTCGGAGGCCTGCCGGATCATCTACACCACCGCCTCGCCGCCCTCGTTCTGGCGGGCGGAGGCGCGGCTTGCGGCGCTCGAGCGTCTCCGGGGCGGCGTCACAACCGGCGTGTCTCTGCTCGGCGGCGGCGACAGCATCATGCGCGTCGACGACCCGGCGCACGGAGAGGCGCATGCGGCCGGCGTGGGCGAGGTGGGGATACGCGCGATCATCGCGGTCGGCCCCACGCGGCCGCCGCACCCGCGCCTCTACGCCACCTGGGACGGGGCAAAGCGGATCGACCATCACGTCAGCTTTGAGCGTCAGGCCGAGGTGGTCGGGACGCTGATCGAGCGTCTGCACGGGGCGCAGGACGGGCGCCTTGCGATCGCGACCCTGATGCCGGTCTATCGCGAGACGCGGCACGACCCGGCGGAGGTGGCGCTGATCGAGCGGCAGGGGCGAATCATCCGCGAGCTCGGCCGCAAGGCGGGGACGCTGTTCCACCAGGACGGCCACCGCAACGGGTCTATCGCGATGGCGGAACGCCTCTTCGGCCTCAACGGGCCGGATGCGTTCTACAGCCACTGCACCGACCTGACCGAGGACGACATCGAGAGTGCTGCGCGCACCGGCGTCTCGATCGTGCACAACCCCACCGCGATCGCCCAGGTGCGCGGGCACTGCCCGGTGCCGCTTCTCCTCCAGCGCGGCGTGACGGTGATGATCGGCTCGGACGGCACCGCCCCCGACCGCGGCACCGACATGTTCCGGCACATGGTGATGTGCGCGCGGCTGCACCAGCGCGCGGCGCGCGACGAGCGCCTGATGCCGCCGGGCAAACTCCTCGAGATGATCACCATCGACGCCGCGAAGGGGCTCAACATGTCGGCCTCGATCGGCAGCCTCGAGCCGGGCAAGAAGGCGGACGTGATCACCGTCGATCTCTCGACCCCGCACGCGTATCCGCCGAACATGCCCGTCCATCGGCTCGTGTTCTTCGCCGGTGCGGCGGATGTGCGCGACGTGATCGTCGATGGCCGCGTTCTGATGCGTGACCGTATCGTCACCACAGTGGACGAGGCCGAGGTTCTCGCCGAGGCCGCCGCCGAAACGGAGGCGATGCTCGACCGTTCGGGCCTTCGGCGCCTGATCGCCTGCGACCCGGGCTGGGGGCGCGTGCGGCTCTGA
- a CDS encoding ABC transporter substrate-binding protein, protein MRTIRLDAMASAAALVAMLASGPIAAKSFTWAFSSDVMTLDPHASNNTFTNAFVNNIYEGLTRHNAKIEIEPALAERWEIVSPTVWRFYLRRGVTFHDGSPFTADDVVFTWARMNTPGALVRRTIGPVTEVRKVDDHTVEFVTSQPYPVLLSSLTHFFVMSKAWSERNNATTSSNLSDRQESPASRMANGTGPFRLRLREADSRTVLEANPSWWDRPVHNLTEVTYQPIRSAATRTAALLSGAIDATVELPLQDIPRVEADPRLEVIQGPELRTIYFGFDQFRDELLYSDVKGRNPFKDIRVRQAIYQAIDVETIRRQIMRGQSWPAGMMASPFLTGAPQDLNQRLFPFDPEASRRLLAEAGYPEGFAVGLSCPNDRYVYDERICLAVIAMLGRVGIRVQPQIEPLNVWSRRVNQHDVSMFMLGHAGLPLADAWYVLSEVIQTKTDRTGGLNAGRYSNPRIDALTQEASRETDEAKRRALMREALDLERRDIAHVPLHQQPIVWAARRGIELAQAPDNRLRLWLVRMP, encoded by the coding sequence ATGCGGACGATCCGGCTCGATGCGATGGCGTCGGCGGCGGCTCTGGTGGCGATGCTTGCGTCGGGCCCGATCGCGGCGAAGAGCTTCACCTGGGCCTTCAGCTCCGACGTGATGACGCTCGACCCGCACGCCTCGAACAACACCTTCACCAACGCCTTCGTCAACAACATCTACGAGGGGCTGACGCGGCACAACGCGAAGATCGAGATCGAGCCCGCGCTCGCCGAGCGGTGGGAGATCGTCTCGCCGACCGTGTGGCGCTTCTACCTGCGACGCGGCGTCACCTTCCACGACGGCTCTCCCTTCACCGCCGACGACGTGGTGTTCACCTGGGCGCGGATGAACACGCCCGGCGCGCTCGTCCGCCGCACCATCGGGCCGGTGACGGAGGTGCGCAAGGTCGACGACCACACGGTCGAGTTCGTCACCTCTCAGCCCTATCCGGTTCTGCTCTCCTCGCTCACCCATTTCTTCGTGATGAGCAAAGCATGGTCGGAGCGGAACAACGCCACGACCAGCTCCAACCTCTCCGACCGGCAGGAGAGCCCGGCGAGCCGGATGGCGAACGGAACGGGTCCGTTCCGGCTCAGGCTGCGCGAGGCCGACAGCCGCACCGTGCTCGAGGCGAACCCCTCCTGGTGGGACAGGCCTGTGCACAACCTCACCGAGGTCACCTACCAGCCGATCCGGAGCGCCGCGACGCGCACCGCCGCGCTCCTCTCCGGCGCGATCGACGCGACCGTCGAACTGCCGCTTCAGGACATCCCCCGCGTCGAGGCCGACCCGAGGCTGGAGGTGATCCAGGGGCCAGAGTTGCGGACGATCTATTTCGGTTTCGACCAGTTCCGCGACGAGCTTCTCTACAGCGACGTCAAGGGAAGGAACCCGTTCAAGGACATCCGCGTGCGCCAGGCGATCTACCAGGCGATCGATGTCGAGACGATCCGGCGCCAGATCATGCGCGGGCAGTCCTGGCCGGCGGGGATGATGGCAAGCCCCTTCCTGACCGGGGCGCCGCAGGACCTGAACCAGCGGCTCTTCCCGTTCGACCCGGAGGCCTCGCGGCGCCTGCTCGCCGAAGCGGGCTACCCGGAAGGGTTCGCCGTCGGCCTCTCCTGCCCGAACGACCGTTACGTCTATGACGAGCGGATCTGCCTTGCGGTGATCGCCATGCTCGGCCGCGTCGGCATCCGCGTTCAGCCGCAGATCGAACCGCTCAATGTGTGGTCGCGCCGGGTGAACCAGCATGACGTGTCGATGTTCATGCTCGGCCACGCCGGCCTGCCGCTCGCCGATGCCTGGTATGTGCTCTCGGAGGTGATCCAGACCAAGACCGACAGGACGGGCGGCCTGAACGCCGGCCGCTACTCGAACCCCCGCATCGACGCGCTCACGCAGGAAGCGAGCCGCGAGACGGACGAAGCGAAGCGCCGGGCGCTGATGCGCGAGGCCTTGGACCTCGAGCGCCGCGACATCGCGCATGTGCCGCTGCACCAGCAGCCGATCGTGTGGGCGGCGCGGCGTGGGATCGAGCTCGCCCAGGCGCCCGACAACCGGCTTCGTCTGTGGCTCGTGCGGATGCCGTGA